One stretch of Stigmatella aurantiaca DNA includes these proteins:
- a CDS encoding serine/threonine-protein kinase has product MPDTLPHVSSAPLDVTLRSPASRNEAVGGGPAPLSQSLSTTHRATVLPRVEWKGERPRMVPIERERFEELQALGRGGMGEVVLLQDHDIERQVALKRLSESPGADHVLRFVEEIRTVGQLDHPNIVPVHDVGVDAQGRYYFVMKHLQGETLESIIARLRQGDPAAHARFPVPVRAQIFLGVLNAMAYAHRKGFIHRDLKPANIMVGAYGEVTVMDWGLARRVHGQDTVAHVAEPESPRDVRKSFFMKTQAGTLVGTPLYMSPEQARGQHESVDARSDTYSLTVLFDEFLFLGHYLQGRESLAEVLQGVESVTPPVMHLRSEHQRSVPSEYAWFLHKGFSKDPSQRYASANEMMAELQSIMDGHIQVRCERTLLKRGLHETLRRVDRYPGRIFAAGAAATALVAASLGHLMWTLLAG; this is encoded by the coding sequence ATGCCGGACACGCTCCCTCACGTCTCCTCCGCGCCCCTGGATGTCACCCTGCGCTCCCCCGCCTCCCGGAACGAAGCGGTGGGGGGAGGGCCCGCGCCGCTGTCCCAATCCCTCTCCACCACCCACCGCGCCACGGTGCTCCCCCGGGTCGAGTGGAAGGGGGAGCGCCCCCGCATGGTGCCCATCGAGCGCGAGCGCTTCGAGGAGCTGCAGGCGCTGGGGCGGGGCGGCATGGGCGAGGTCGTCCTGCTCCAGGACCATGACATCGAGCGGCAAGTGGCCCTCAAGCGCCTGTCGGAGTCCCCCGGCGCCGACCACGTGCTGCGCTTCGTGGAGGAGATCCGCACGGTGGGGCAGCTCGACCACCCGAACATCGTGCCCGTGCACGACGTGGGGGTGGATGCCCAGGGCCGGTACTACTTCGTGATGAAGCACCTGCAGGGCGAGACGCTCGAGTCCATCATCGCCCGGCTCCGGCAGGGGGACCCCGCCGCGCACGCGCGCTTCCCGGTGCCCGTCCGGGCGCAGATTTTCCTCGGGGTGCTCAACGCCATGGCGTACGCGCACCGCAAGGGCTTCATCCACCGGGACCTCAAGCCCGCCAACATCATGGTGGGCGCCTACGGCGAGGTGACGGTGATGGACTGGGGCCTGGCGCGGCGCGTTCACGGCCAGGACACCGTGGCGCACGTGGCCGAGCCGGAATCCCCCCGGGATGTGCGCAAGTCCTTCTTCATGAAGACGCAGGCGGGCACGCTGGTGGGCACCCCGCTCTACATGTCCCCCGAGCAGGCCCGGGGCCAGCACGAGTCCGTCGATGCCCGCAGCGACACCTACAGCCTGACGGTGCTCTTCGACGAGTTCCTCTTCCTGGGCCACTACCTGCAAGGGCGCGAGTCGCTGGCCGAGGTGCTCCAGGGCGTGGAGAGCGTCACCCCGCCCGTGATGCACCTCCGCAGCGAGCACCAGCGCTCGGTGCCCTCGGAGTACGCATGGTTCCTCCACAAGGGCTTCTCGAAGGACCCTTCGCAGCGCTACGCGTCCGCCAATGAGATGATGGCCGAGCTCCAGAGCATCATGGACGGCCACATCCAGGTGCGCTGCGAGCGGACGCTGCTCAAGCGCGGCCTCCACGAGACGCTGCGGCGCGTGGACCGCTACCCCGGGCGCATCTTCGCCGCGGGCGCCGCGGCCACGGCGCTGGTGGCCGCCTCGCTGGGCCACCTCATGTGGACGCTCCTCGCCGGTTGA
- a CDS encoding glycoside hydrolase family 26 protein encodes MGFRSAVAGVVSCMAMLSSLAASALPVTGVYRGEIYSQPNLINAYSEWLGHNVTLGQGHQAKDSWANIENPTWQLQSWGNWVRAQPGRRLNYSVSMFPSGQGSLADCAAGIYDFRFRALANNMVANGLQNSIIRLGWEFSGNWMPWYSGNGKQASFAGCFRRIVTAMRGAQPSAGFKFDWNPNYDISTADLAATYPGDAYVDYIGFDLYDQGWNGRYPVPSGCTGTCQLERWQNNWNVQFAPALSKFRTFAQAHNKPLSVPEWGVNDARTTGGGDNTFFVKQMLAFIYDPANNVGYHSYFDYQAGDGHHQLSNVDNNGGHSFQTEFPNAAAVFKTQHAALTHPPPSTGAPTAAKATVSAATVTRGAAFQVASSVTAPAATTLVVKYEIRSASTSALVTEKVYASQAFTAGQTRAYTTSFVIPTSLPAGAYRVDTLVYSADWSQTLHYRNDTPFTAN; translated from the coding sequence ATGGGGTTCAGAAGTGCGGTGGCAGGCGTGGTCTCCTGCATGGCGATGCTGTCCTCGCTGGCGGCATCGGCGCTGCCGGTGACGGGCGTGTACCGGGGCGAGATCTACTCGCAGCCCAATCTCATCAACGCCTACTCCGAATGGCTCGGCCACAACGTCACCCTGGGCCAGGGCCACCAGGCCAAGGACAGCTGGGCCAACATCGAGAACCCCACCTGGCAGCTCCAGTCTTGGGGCAACTGGGTCCGCGCCCAGCCCGGCCGAAGGCTCAACTACTCCGTCTCCATGTTTCCCTCCGGCCAGGGCTCGCTGGCCGACTGCGCGGCGGGCATCTATGACTTCCGCTTCCGGGCGCTCGCCAACAACATGGTGGCCAACGGCCTGCAGAACAGCATCATCCGCCTGGGCTGGGAGTTCAGCGGCAACTGGATGCCCTGGTACTCCGGCAATGGAAAGCAGGCGAGCTTCGCCGGCTGCTTCCGCCGCATCGTGACGGCCATGCGCGGCGCGCAGCCCTCCGCGGGCTTCAAGTTCGACTGGAACCCCAACTACGACATCTCCACCGCGGACCTGGCGGCCACCTACCCCGGGGATGCCTATGTCGACTACATCGGCTTCGACCTGTACGACCAGGGTTGGAATGGCCGCTACCCGGTGCCCTCCGGCTGCACGGGCACATGCCAACTGGAGCGCTGGCAGAACAACTGGAACGTGCAGTTCGCCCCGGCGCTGTCCAAGTTCCGCACCTTCGCGCAGGCCCACAACAAGCCGCTGTCGGTGCCCGAGTGGGGCGTGAACGACGCGCGCACCACGGGCGGCGGGGACAACACCTTCTTCGTGAAGCAGATGCTGGCCTTCATCTACGACCCGGCCAACAACGTGGGCTACCACTCCTACTTCGACTACCAGGCAGGGGACGGCCACCACCAGCTCTCGAACGTGGACAACAACGGGGGCCACTCCTTCCAGACCGAGTTCCCCAACGCCGCCGCGGTCTTCAAGACCCAGCACGCCGCGCTGACCCATCCGCCCCCCTCCACGGGCGCGCCCACGGCGGCCAAGGCCACGGTGAGCGCCGCCACGGTGACGCGCGGCGCGGCCTTCCAGGTCGCCTCCTCCGTGACGGCCCCCGCGGCCACCACGCTGGTGGTGAAGTATGAAATCCGCTCCGCGTCGACGAGCGCGCTGGTCACCGAGAAGGTCTACGCCTCCCAGGCCTTCACTGCGGGACAGACGCGCGCCTACACCACGTCCTTCGTCATCCCCACCTCGCTGCCCGCGGGCGCCTACCGCGTGGACACGTTGGTGTACTCCGCCGACTGGTCGCAGACCCTGCACTACCGCAACGACACCCCCTTCACCGCGAACTGA
- a CDS encoding N-acyl homoserine lactonase family protein, translating to MKTIRLFTCLALTACASSPRAGQTSTVGARAPAVKLYALDCGHVEFSDAGSLADDGSMNGVARAFVVPCYLVRHPKGDLLWDTGVPESIADIPGGLRPKGSPLHIEVPKKLTAQLGALGLAPAGISFLSVSHMHFDHAGNANLFAGATWIVDADERAAAFSDAARARGDFAAYSALEHAKTVLIEGDGTHDVFGDGTVTIHQAPGHSPGHTVLRVKTAKAGAVLLTGDLWHLRESRERHLVPSFNTSREQTLESMRRVEALAKASGARVIRQHVPEDFAALPAFPAPLE from the coding sequence ATGAAAACCATCCGCCTGTTCACGTGTCTCGCGCTCACCGCCTGTGCCAGCTCGCCCCGTGCAGGGCAGACGTCCACCGTCGGCGCGCGGGCGCCTGCCGTGAAGCTCTACGCGCTCGACTGCGGCCACGTGGAATTCTCCGACGCAGGCTCGCTGGCGGACGATGGCTCGATGAACGGCGTCGCACGCGCGTTCGTCGTTCCGTGCTACCTGGTCCGCCATCCGAAGGGCGACCTGCTTTGGGATACCGGCGTCCCCGAGAGCATCGCGGACATCCCGGGCGGCCTGCGCCCGAAGGGCTCGCCCTTGCACATCGAGGTACCGAAGAAGCTCACCGCCCAGCTCGGCGCACTCGGGCTGGCACCGGCCGGCATCAGCTTCCTGTCGGTCTCGCACATGCATTTCGACCACGCGGGCAACGCCAACCTGTTCGCCGGCGCGACGTGGATCGTGGATGCGGACGAACGCGCCGCGGCGTTCTCGGACGCAGCCCGCGCGCGCGGCGACTTCGCCGCCTACAGCGCACTCGAACACGCGAAGACCGTGCTGATCGAGGGCGACGGCACACACGACGTCTTCGGCGACGGCACCGTGACGATCCACCAAGCCCCCGGACACTCGCCCGGGCATACCGTGCTGCGGGTGAAGACGGCGAAGGCGGGCGCCGTCCTGCTGACCGGCGACCTGTGGCACCTGCGCGAGTCGCGCGAGCGGCACCTGGTACCGTCGTTCAATACCAGCCGCGAACAGACGCTCGAGTCGATGCGCCGCGTGGAAGCGCTGGCGAAGGCATCCGGCGCCCGAGTGATCCGCCAGCACGTGCCCGAGGATTTCGCCGCGTTGCCAGCGTTTCCAGCGCCGCTGGAGTAG
- a CDS encoding SAM-dependent methyltransferase has product MTSPRPPMTPADVGRFYDQMGPFLAALLGDSIHVGYWSSPEDPSSGTEAQERLTEMMIQRARVGPGQRLLDIGCGTGWPAIRLAQATGCSVTGISVSAQQVEQANARAHKHGVSGQVHFQCADAMELPFADASFDAVWAFESLLHMPDRAQVLRHAFRVLRPGGALALTDVTEPHPLADDERMLAYSGLMIASLLRFQDYAPLVESVGFTVQESLDITPNTRKSMVGTDTLIVQQQDQIGGAYGAQFHAMTLDLWPKIAAIFTDKLGYLLLAATKPA; this is encoded by the coding sequence ATGACGAGCCCGAGACCCCCGATGACTCCCGCCGATGTGGGCCGCTTCTACGATCAGATGGGGCCGTTTCTCGCGGCCCTGCTGGGAGACAGCATCCACGTGGGCTACTGGTCCAGCCCCGAGGATCCGAGCTCCGGCACCGAAGCCCAGGAGCGGCTCACGGAGATGATGATCCAGCGGGCGCGGGTGGGCCCGGGGCAGCGGTTGCTCGACATTGGGTGCGGTACCGGGTGGCCGGCCATCCGGCTGGCGCAGGCCACGGGCTGCTCGGTCACGGGGATCAGCGTCAGCGCCCAGCAGGTCGAGCAAGCGAACGCGCGGGCGCACAAGCACGGCGTCTCCGGCCAGGTGCATTTCCAGTGCGCCGACGCGATGGAGCTTCCCTTCGCGGATGCTTCCTTCGATGCCGTGTGGGCGTTCGAGTCGTTGCTCCACATGCCGGATCGAGCGCAGGTGCTCCGCCATGCCTTCCGGGTGCTGCGGCCCGGTGGCGCCCTGGCGCTGACCGATGTGACCGAGCCGCACCCCTTGGCCGACGATGAGCGGATGCTGGCGTACAGCGGGCTGATGATCGCCTCGCTGCTGCGGTTCCAGGACTACGCGCCGCTGGTTGAGTCCGTGGGGTTCACCGTCCAGGAGTCGCTCGACATCACCCCCAACACCCGCAAGTCGATGGTGGGAACCGACACGCTCATCGTCCAGCAGCAGGATCAGATCGGCGGGGCCTACGGGGCGCAGTTCCACGCGATGACGCTGGATCTCTGGCCGAAGATCGCCGCCATCTTCACGGACAAGCTGGGCTACCTGCTGCTCGCGGCCACCAAACCGGCGTAA
- a CDS encoding metal-dependent phosphohydrolase: MIADIKMPNSSIVRQAEELARSVSSDVLFNHVMRCYWFSELFAQLEGVKVDSELMFLSSVLHDLGLTGHAKGPHRFEIEGAGAARTFLVQKGVSRERAQSVWDNIALHTWDINLYRDDCSRLMELGVVYDVVGLQDAKLDPADVAEVVRRYPRLNFKRAFNDVLTQELDSKQPYPHFFHICTHIEQNRAPISIPDARTMLNSAPFTE; encoded by the coding sequence ATGATTGCAGACATCAAAATGCCCAATAGCAGCATCGTCCGTCAGGCCGAAGAGCTGGCGCGCTCGGTCTCCAGTGACGTCCTCTTCAACCACGTCATGCGCTGCTATTGGTTCAGTGAGCTTTTCGCGCAATTGGAAGGCGTCAAGGTCGACAGCGAGCTCATGTTTCTCTCCTCCGTGCTGCACGACCTTGGCCTCACCGGGCACGCGAAGGGACCCCATCGTTTCGAGATCGAGGGAGCAGGCGCGGCGCGGACATTCCTGGTCCAAAAGGGAGTATCACGCGAGCGGGCACAAAGCGTCTGGGATAACATCGCGCTGCACACGTGGGACATCAATCTCTATCGCGACGACTGCAGCCGCTTGATGGAGCTCGGCGTGGTTTACGATGTGGTGGGTCTGCAGGATGCGAAGCTGGATCCGGCCGACGTTGCCGAGGTCGTCCGGCGCTATCCGAGGTTGAACTTCAAGCGCGCCTTCAATGACGTGCTGACGCAGGAGCTCGACAGCAAGCAGCCGTACCCCCACTTCTTCCACATCTGCACCCACATCGAGCAGAACCGGGCGCCGATCTCGATACCGGATGCTCGAACAATGCTGAACAGTGCGCCGTTCACGGAGTAG
- a CDS encoding HAL/PAL/TAL family ammonia-lyase, which translates to MTQQTLIIDGFNLTAGQVLACARDRDCAIQVGLAPSSRDALKESRDYIESTWMHDGAPMMYSFNTGVGLLKDTRVKVAHIELFQAQLIRAHAAGMGEPFSEEVSRATMLLRANAFASSYSAPRVEVLERLLAFINAGIHPLMPQKGSVGASGDLAPLAYLSGALAGFEEAEVMYKGRRMSAPEAIRQAGIGPVQFELKAKDGSALINGCTVSLAVALLAADDARKLLLDSCISLGLTLEAMRAEMLAFDERIHKARPHKGQLKTAAIVRKLMAGSTRATHAARAVPFPGELRSTGIEYTPRIQDVYSLRCAPQVYGPVFDALDYIDGILHTEINSATDNPLIFGKDGGGFEIISGGNFHGQYLAQAMDLLAIAVADLGSICERRQARLIDPTLSWGLPRNLMTGIAGVNTGYTVVSSSMSALVMENRTLCMPASVDSIPAKGNSEDHISNSTWCARKAATVVANTRYIVGVEMLLAAQALTMTEHLLPGLTLGAGTQAAYDEIRRRIPASLDGDRWYHNDIAAAHECVASGAVRAAVEEKVGKFGDTAA; encoded by the coding sequence ATGACCCAGCAGACGCTCATCATCGACGGCTTCAACCTGACGGCCGGACAGGTGCTGGCCTGCGCGCGTGACCGCGATTGCGCCATCCAGGTCGGCCTGGCCCCGTCCTCGCGCGACGCGCTCAAGGAAAGCCGCGACTACATCGAGTCGACCTGGATGCACGACGGCGCGCCGATGATGTACAGCTTCAACACCGGCGTCGGCCTGCTGAAGGACACGCGCGTCAAAGTGGCGCACATCGAGCTGTTCCAGGCGCAGCTGATCCGGGCCCATGCCGCCGGCATGGGCGAGCCGTTTTCGGAAGAAGTCTCGCGTGCCACCATGCTGCTGCGCGCCAATGCGTTCGCCAGCAGTTACTCCGCGCCGCGCGTGGAAGTGCTCGAACGACTGCTTGCCTTCATCAACGCCGGCATCCATCCGCTCATGCCGCAGAAAGGCTCCGTGGGCGCCTCGGGCGACCTGGCGCCGCTGGCCTATCTCTCCGGCGCGCTCGCCGGCTTCGAGGAGGCCGAGGTCATGTACAAGGGCCGGCGCATGTCCGCGCCGGAGGCGATCCGGCAGGCGGGCATCGGTCCGGTGCAATTCGAGCTGAAGGCCAAGGACGGCTCGGCCCTGATCAACGGCTGCACGGTCTCGCTGGCGGTCGCCTTGCTGGCGGCCGATGACGCACGCAAGCTGCTGCTCGACTCCTGCATCTCGCTGGGCCTGACGCTGGAGGCGATGCGCGCCGAGATGCTGGCGTTCGATGAGCGCATCCACAAGGCGCGTCCGCACAAGGGCCAGCTCAAGACCGCCGCCATCGTGCGCAAGCTGATGGCAGGTTCCACCCGCGCCACGCACGCCGCGCGCGCCGTCCCGTTTCCCGGCGAGCTGCGCAGCACCGGCATCGAGTACACGCCGCGCATCCAGGACGTCTACTCGCTGCGCTGCGCGCCGCAGGTCTACGGCCCGGTGTTCGACGCGCTCGACTACATCGACGGCATCCTGCACACCGAGATCAATTCGGCCACCGACAACCCGCTCATTTTCGGCAAGGACGGCGGCGGCTTCGAGATCATCTCGGGTGGCAATTTCCATGGCCAGTACCTCGCGCAGGCGATGGACTTGCTGGCGATCGCGGTGGCCGACCTCGGCTCGATCTGCGAGCGCCGCCAGGCGCGGCTGATCGATCCCACGCTGTCGTGGGGCCTGCCGCGCAACCTGATGACCGGGATCGCCGGGGTGAACACCGGCTATACGGTGGTCAGCTCCTCAATGAGCGCGCTGGTCATGGAGAACCGCACGCTGTGCATGCCGGCCAGCGTCGACAGCATTCCGGCCAAGGGCAACAGCGAGGATCACATCTCCAATTCGACCTGGTGCGCACGCAAGGCCGCCACCGTGGTCGCCAACACCCGCTATATCGTCGGCGTCGAAATGCTGCTGGCGGCGCAGGCGCTGACGATGACCGAGCACCTGCTGCCGGGCTTGACGCTGGGCGCAGGCACGCAGGCGGCGTATGACGAGATCCGCCGCCGCATCCCGGCCAGCCTGGACGGCGACCGCTGGTACCACAACGACATCGCCGCCGCGCACGAGTGTGTGGCCAGCGGCGCGGTGCGCGCGGCCGTGGAAGAGAAAGTCGGCAAGTTCGGCGACACCGCCGCCTAA
- a CDS encoding DUF1801 domain-containing protein — MPAKPPSKPRKTAMKPGRSQTARGGAPRAAKPKLLSGGNPQIPKGEGDAPVQAFIEAMPGWKRDIGRRIDEIIVRTVPGVRKAVKWNTPLFGAGEVGYFTSFHCFDKYVKVTFFRGTSLKPLPPGASKVKDVRYYDIYEGKFDEVQFALWIRQAAALPGVVP, encoded by the coding sequence ATGCCTGCGAAGCCGCCCTCGAAGCCACGGAAGACCGCGATGAAGCCGGGACGGTCTCAAACCGCCCGCGGCGGCGCTCCGCGCGCCGCGAAGCCGAAGCTCCTGTCAGGCGGCAACCCTCAGATTCCGAAGGGCGAGGGCGACGCGCCGGTGCAGGCCTTCATCGAAGCGATGCCCGGGTGGAAGCGCGACATTGGCCGCCGGATCGACGAGATCATCGTCCGCACCGTCCCGGGCGTGCGGAAGGCGGTGAAGTGGAACACGCCGCTCTTTGGCGCCGGCGAGGTGGGCTACTTCACCTCGTTTCACTGCTTCGACAAGTACGTCAAGGTGACCTTCTTCCGGGGCACGTCGCTGAAGCCGCTTCCCCCCGGCGCGTCCAAGGTGAAGGACGTCCGCTACTACGACATCTACGAGGGGAAATTCGACGAGGTGCAATTCGCCTTGTGGATCCGTCAGGCCGCCGCGCTCCCGGGCGTAGTCCCGTGA
- a CDS encoding DoxX family protein: MNIVFWGLQAVLALLFLAGGSYKAFSFQQLASQFSELPHGGWRALGVLEMAGGVLLIVPAALKWMPSLTAHAAAVLTIETFALAALYARHSTKMTPENPMIWALVMGVLAAFVAYGRYVLKPLVSATA; this comes from the coding sequence ATGAACATCGTCTTCTGGGGTCTTCAGGCCGTCCTCGCGCTGCTGTTTCTCGCGGGCGGCTCATACAAGGCGTTCTCGTTTCAGCAGCTCGCGAGCCAGTTCAGCGAGCTCCCCCACGGGGGATGGCGGGCGCTCGGCGTCCTCGAGATGGCCGGTGGCGTGCTGCTGATCGTTCCGGCGGCGTTGAAGTGGATGCCCAGCCTCACCGCGCATGCGGCCGCAGTGCTCACGATCGAGACGTTTGCGCTCGCTGCGCTGTACGCGCGTCATTCGACGAAGATGACGCCCGAGAACCCGATGATCTGGGCGCTCGTGATGGGGGTTCTGGCCGCCTTCGTGGCGTACGGCCGCTACGTACTCAAGCCGCTGGTGTCAGCCACCGCGTGA
- a CDS encoding SRPBCC family protein gives MTTKTIRRELKFTQPPAVVWRALATREALADWMYPNDFEPRVGHRFTFRVPPDPRAQFDGLVVHCEVLRCVPPSELEFTWVVGEGWLDTRVTYRLEADGDGTRVLFAHTGFKEDQAFHGAEYGWKMMHGKLDKTLKKAPGGAELPPPVSDNPALKA, from the coding sequence ATGACAACGAAGACGATTCGACGGGAGCTGAAGTTCACCCAACCGCCCGCCGTTGTATGGCGCGCGCTCGCGACCCGCGAGGCGCTCGCCGACTGGATGTACCCGAACGACTTCGAGCCGCGCGTCGGGCATCGCTTCACGTTCCGCGTGCCTCCGGACCCTCGGGCCCAGTTCGACGGACTCGTCGTGCACTGCGAGGTGCTCCGGTGCGTTCCTCCGTCCGAGCTCGAGTTCACGTGGGTCGTTGGCGAGGGCTGGCTGGATACGCGCGTCACCTACCGCCTCGAGGCCGATGGCGATGGGACGCGCGTGCTCTTCGCGCACACCGGCTTCAAGGAGGACCAGGCGTTCCACGGCGCCGAGTACGGCTGGAAGATGATGCACGGAAAGCTCGACAAGACGCTCAAGAAGGCGCCGGGCGGCGCCGAGCTGCCTCCTCCCGTCAGCGACAACCCGGCCCTCAAGGCCTAA
- a CDS encoding ArsR/SmtB family transcription factor, giving the protein MFGAISHPARRRMLDLLADGDRPVNAIAENFEMSRPAVSQHLRVLLEAGLVTEQRHGRERRYRLVPEQLGPVRDWLAHYERFWDDNFTRLRRHLEKGNAP; this is encoded by the coding sequence GTGTTCGGAGCGATCAGCCATCCGGCGCGGCGCCGCATGCTCGACCTGCTGGCCGACGGTGACCGCCCGGTGAATGCGATCGCCGAGAACTTCGAGATGAGCCGCCCGGCGGTGTCTCAACACCTGCGCGTGCTCCTTGAGGCGGGCCTCGTCACCGAGCAACGGCACGGCAGAGAGCGGCGGTACCGCCTCGTGCCGGAGCAACTGGGGCCGGTGCGCGACTGGCTCGCTCACTACGAGCGGTTCTGGGACGACAACTTCACCCGCCTGCGGCGGCACCTTGAGAAGGGCAACGCGCCATGA
- a CDS encoding ATP-binding protein translates to MPSSSSVRPSASLARSTLISMGVRIAVIIALATFFSYLHIFHAMRAQALAQLERHVVDRSQREQEIFLLAQDNHVALKQALRERIEAWSQKDPQPQFDTLFARMPDGTLRNQFQGFDGTRMPQVFVAKGVPVDDGFRRRLIAAYEVTAQYGPPLHARFTDTYVMLPEGALVMYWPKAPTWSRDAEATYSFLTLDYFTDSLVQNNPQRKTGWTGIYEDEPSKLWLSSCTTPLDLDGRHVASVGSDVLLEELMDRTLSDHLPGAYNVLFRDDGQLVAHPFLKNKGGEALNILSPPPGEGTTGQHTHLRDIFDQVRARAPGQSVLELPKHGEYLAVARLEGPGWNLVTMMPEEVVSSAALAASRYVLVFGLASLLLELAIMYWVLKQQITRPLGAFTQAADQLAAGGFNVTLPSSRDDELGRLGAAFQHMAQKLQQREEALRQANEGLEQRVEERTRELKEVHQQLVQSARQAGMAEIATNVLHNVGNVLNSVQTAAVLARERVSGMKLEQVGRVASLLEQHRDNLGHFLTQTERGQKAMPFLSQLSQNLVDERQELLSLLEDVNRYTEHIGSVVKLQQDYARLPRLHEPVLLEELVRDALRINAAGLSRHQVQVEQHLNALPPVHTDRNKVLMILVNLISNAKYALDASPQQERRITVRLEPPAGGQLRIEVHDTGVGLAPEMLTRIFQYGFTTRQQGHGFGLHSSALAAQELGGSLTAHSEGLGHGATFVLELPYHGPQGAA, encoded by the coding sequence ATGCCGTCCTCCTCCTCCGTACGCCCCAGCGCCTCCCTTGCTCGCTCGACGCTCATCAGCATGGGCGTGCGCATCGCGGTCATCATCGCCCTCGCCACCTTCTTCAGCTACCTCCACATCTTCCACGCCATGCGCGCTCAAGCCCTCGCGCAGCTGGAGCGGCATGTGGTGGATCGCAGCCAGAGGGAGCAGGAGATCTTCCTGCTGGCCCAGGACAACCACGTGGCCCTCAAGCAGGCCCTGCGCGAGCGCATCGAGGCCTGGAGCCAGAAGGATCCCCAGCCCCAGTTCGACACCCTGTTCGCGCGGATGCCGGATGGGACCCTCCGCAATCAGTTCCAGGGCTTCGATGGCACGCGGATGCCGCAGGTCTTCGTTGCCAAGGGGGTGCCGGTGGATGACGGCTTCCGCCGCCGGCTCATCGCCGCGTACGAGGTCACCGCTCAGTACGGGCCTCCGTTGCATGCCCGCTTCACGGATACCTACGTCATGCTGCCCGAGGGCGCGCTGGTGATGTACTGGCCGAAGGCACCCACCTGGAGCCGGGACGCCGAGGCCACCTACTCGTTCCTGACGCTCGACTACTTCACGGACTCCCTCGTCCAGAACAACCCCCAGCGGAAGACGGGCTGGACGGGTATCTATGAGGATGAGCCCAGCAAGCTGTGGCTGTCCTCGTGCACCACGCCGCTGGACCTCGACGGCCGCCATGTCGCCTCCGTGGGCTCCGATGTGCTCCTGGAGGAGCTGATGGACCGGACCCTCAGCGACCACCTGCCTGGCGCCTACAACGTCCTCTTTCGCGATGATGGCCAGCTCGTCGCCCACCCCTTCCTGAAGAACAAGGGCGGGGAGGCCCTCAACATCCTGAGCCCTCCCCCGGGGGAGGGAACCACCGGGCAGCACACGCACCTGCGTGACATCTTCGACCAGGTACGGGCCCGCGCACCGGGCCAGAGCGTGTTGGAACTGCCCAAGCACGGCGAGTACCTGGCCGTGGCGCGGCTGGAGGGCCCCGGCTGGAACCTGGTCACGATGATGCCCGAGGAGGTGGTGTCCTCGGCGGCCCTCGCGGCCTCGCGCTACGTGCTGGTGTTCGGCCTGGCCTCGCTGCTGCTGGAACTGGCCATCATGTACTGGGTGCTCAAGCAGCAGATAACGCGCCCCCTGGGGGCCTTCACCCAGGCCGCGGACCAGCTGGCCGCCGGCGGCTTCAACGTCACCCTGCCGTCCTCGCGCGATGACGAGCTGGGACGTCTGGGCGCCGCCTTCCAGCACATGGCCCAGAAGCTCCAGCAGCGCGAGGAAGCGTTGCGGCAGGCCAACGAGGGCCTGGAGCAGCGTGTCGAGGAGCGCACCCGCGAGCTGAAGGAGGTGCATCAGCAACTGGTGCAGAGCGCCCGGCAGGCAGGCATGGCGGAGATCGCCACCAACGTGCTGCACAACGTGGGCAACGTGCTCAACAGCGTCCAGACGGCCGCGGTGCTGGCCAGGGAGCGGGTGAGCGGGATGAAGCTCGAGCAGGTGGGGCGGGTGGCGAGCCTGCTGGAGCAGCACCGTGACAACCTGGGGCACTTCCTCACCCAGACCGAGCGGGGCCAGAAGGCGATGCCCTTCCTGAGCCAGCTGAGCCAGAACCTGGTGGATGAGCGCCAGGAGCTGCTGTCCTTGCTGGAGGACGTCAACCGCTACACCGAGCACATTGGCAGCGTCGTCAAGCTGCAGCAGGACTATGCCCGCCTGCCGCGGCTGCACGAGCCGGTGCTCCTGGAGGAGCTGGTGCGGGATGCGCTGCGCATCAACGCCGCGGGGCTGAGCCGCCATCAGGTGCAGGTGGAGCAGCACCTGAACGCGCTGCCCCCGGTGCACACCGACAGGAACAAGGTGTTGATGATCCTGGTCAACCTCATCAGCAACGCCAAGTACGCCCTGGATGCCTCGCCCCAGCAGGAGCGGCGCATCACGGTGCGGCTGGAGCCCCCCGCGGGCGGCCAGCTGCGGATAGAAGTGCACGACACCGGGGTGGGGCTCGCACCGGAGATGCTCACCCGCATCTTCCAGTACGGCTTCACCACCCGCCAGCAGGGGCACGGCTTCGGGCTGCACTCCAGCGCCCTGGCGGCGCAGGAGCTGGGCGGCTCGCTCACCGCCCACAGCGAGGGGTTGGGGCACGGGGCCACGTTCGTGCTGGAACTGCCCTATCATGGGCCTCAGGGGGCAGCATGA